TTGTGTTAGGAAATAAATAAGTGTCGACGAATGGTGGAGAGATAATCGATATTACTCAACAGGTTATTGTTTGCAAGCTTCAGGGTTGCTATATATAAATTCGATTTGACGAGTCCCACCTCTCAGTCTTTGCTATTTCATATACATAACCCTGGCTTCgtacatttcaaattttatatatgtatacatgtataatatatactctgtatattattattatgtattgttTTCGATAATATGTCGAAAACGAGAAATAATCGCGACAAAACTCTCACTGGATGCTGATGTATTACCGCCATATTTGCGTTGAGATTTAGAAGAATGAGTTTCTTTATACGAATTCCGCGGTCTACGGGAAGATCACCTGCGAGAGCGACGTGTCGCGAACAGTAGTGAGTAGCCGTAGCGGATGATAGCGGGAAATAGATGACTGACAGTGTGCTAATGTTATTTCCACAGTCCATCTGGCTGGAGGAAGAAGATGCTGCGCGGGAAGCCGCTGAGAACCATGTAACCCAACATGTAAATCTCTCGTTTCCCGAATCAAACGcagttttttttcattcttactGCTGATTCTTCACTCTGTTTACTCGCACTTTTCAcacgagtttttttttcttttttctacttttgacCGTAAACTCGGCATGATTTTAAGGGGCATTGGGCGTATACGTCCAGCGATTTTATGAAATCTtgtcttgaaaaaaattaattactggaTTAATACACGGGGAAATAATTTCTTGGGTGAAGtctctcaatatttttaattttatacatgtttTCTATGTGTGCTTTGTACGCTTAATACCAACAATATATTAGTACAGAGTTTACACTTATCACATTAGACCATCATTATCAgttctataattaaatatggcACACAACATTGATCAAGATAGTTTCTCATAAAGTTATAGTTCAGTGTAAGATCCATTTTAGCTGTAGTCCTTCATTTTTTTAGTCTTAGCGTGGTGAAACTGGTGAAAAGCTTATTTAAAGGAAACCGAATTTTTGCACCGAATCCTTCAATTTGGACTGAACAAGTGTCACAATTCGCAAATCTGAATAAGCTTGCAACAACAAGATCGAAACGCCTACAgcttgcaattttttcattgtGTTTCGTCTCCACCTTGTTAGTACGACTGGCTTTAAAGTCTGAATTAAACTGACTCTAGAAATTCGTGTAGTGTCGCTCGTTAATTGTTAGCGAACACTACGAACGCTTGCAGTCATGTATTGCTCTTTTATTCATTAGATTTGACTTtcataatttactattttcttttgcCCAAGTTTATGTATTGAAGCAAATCATGATATGACGCGTCCGTTGCATCAAACTATTTCACGCACTGCGATATCTCAAAGATCGACTTCTCGAATTGTTACCTCatatttttgtgtattatattatgtagtATATGCGTATCTAAATATACTGTAACGATAATGAATTTGGCATAGCGGTTTTCCACTTTTTGGTTctaaattgatatttctaaTCTATTTTGATTggtatttcttttcttaaatcaTGTAATTCTAAAAGAAATCACATTTTTCTGCTACATTTTTATTCCGTTTGATTCTAAGCTTTTCAACTTCTCAGTTTAGTTCTTTTGTTGCcagagaattattattattacatttaaacaGCAAACACACAATATCATGGAATTAGATAAATAGATGTCATCCtataatttcagaaatttttactttacatttttgtGAGAAATGAGTTCTGTTTGCGatcaaattactttttttatttatcacatatatatattgtagtaTATGCTATCTGTAACGAATTAGTGGTACAACTAATTACCTAACAACCTGTGTGTTCCTCTACTTAGCACTTGTTGACACAAATTATACTAGTTTCAAGATATTGAGACAACGAAATTCTATAAAGGAAAACTAACGTAAttgtgttttctttttcttgatGGAATTCAACttgttagatttttttctaacaatttcCGAACACTCGACAGAATCTGCACGATGCGAAGCCGAAGATCGTGGCATCGAATCTGGCGCTCGACAGTAACCATGCCGTGGTGGTCGACATAAAGGAAGAACTAACGTACATGAGCAGTAACGAGGACTTGAAGAAGGGTCAGAATGAATACATCTTGAAGAGGATACCTGCCGGTGCGGAGGCGACAGTTGTCCTCGTCGGCGCCGTCGACTTTTTGGACCAGCCGACAATAGCTTTTGTGCGATTGGCCGAAGGTGTGTTTATACCATCCATCACGGAAGTCAAGATACCAGTCAGATTCGTCTTTATTCTATTGGGGCCGAGAAACGCTGATCTGGATTATCACGAGATCGGTCGATCGATCTCCACTTTAATGGCGAACACATCGTTCCACAAAATCGCTTATAAAGCCAACGAAAGACGAGAGCTGCTGTCGGCGATCAATGAGTTCCTAGATGATTCGATCGTACTACCACCGGGTGACTGGGAGAGACAGGCGTTATTGCCATTTGATGAACTCAAGGCGAAGAGCGAGGCCATCAGAAAGAGGAAAGCGAAGGCGCTCGAGGAGAAGAGCAAGCCGGTGCAAAGCGAGGCGGCCGTGAAGAAAGGTAATTGTTCAAACTTGTTTCGACGAAATGTTGAAATGTTTATTTgtcaaagcaataaaattcaTCGTATTTTTTGCATTGTCCTTAATTAATCGTTATCACCTGTGACGAAGCTCTTTTAGCTGGCGAAGAGGAGAAAAAGCCACCGGAGGATAGCGACGATCCACTGCGACGCACCAGACGACTGTTCGGCGGCCTCATCAATGACATCAAGCGTCGCTACCCTTTCTATTTGTCCGACCTCAAGGATGGTCTAAACTCATCTTGTCTCGCGGCGGCTATCTTTATGTACTTCGCCGCGCTGTGCACCGCCATCACTTTCGGCGGTCTAATGAGCGACAAGACGCAAAACTTGATCGGCATTTCCGAGACCCTAATCTCGGGCTCATGGACGGGCGTGGTGATGGCGTTGTTCGCTACTCAGCCGCTGGTGATCATCGGCACGACCGGTCCGCTATTGCTCTTCGACGAGAGTCTGTACAACTTTTGTTTGGCGAACGAGCTCGAGTTCCTCACCATACGGGTGTACGTCGGCATATGGATGGGGATCATCGCCGTGGTGATCGCGTGCGTCGAAGGTTCCGTCCTTGTGCGGCTTTTCACGCGCTTCACCGAGGAGATCTTCACCGGACTGATCTCCATCCTTTACATCGTCGAGACGTTCATCAAGCTTTACAACTACTTTGTCCGTAATCCACTTCTGCACGAGTACAGCTTCGGACCGGATGCCAATGACACCACCTATCCACTCTACGTTACCGAGATGAGGGTCAGATCGCTGTGGAACGGAACCGAGGAGAATCTAATTTTGGAATATCCGCGCGAGTTGATACCGAGCCGCGACATTGCCAAATTACCCGTCAACCAGCCCAATACAGCTCTGATGTGTACTATCCTTTGCCTCGGCACCTTCCTTGGCGCTTATTACCTGAGGATTTTTCGCAACAGCCATTATCTGGGTCGTAGTGCTCGACGAGCGTTTGGAGACTTTGGCGTGCCCATCAGCATAATTGTCTTTGTTCTAATCGATTATCTGGCTACGGTGAAGACGGAGAAATTGCTGGTTCCCGAAGGACTCTCCCCGTCTGTACCCGGCAGAAATTGGTTCGTGTCTCCCGCTGGTTCCGAAAAACCTGTTCCCATCTGGATGGCGCTAGCTTCTGTAATACCGGCTCTGCTGGTTTACATTTTGGTATTTATGGAGACTCAAATATCGGAGTAAGTAGTGCTTAAATTCAGTCGGCTTTCAGCAACGTATGCTCTTGACTAATCACTCGATCGCCTTGTAGATTGATCATCGACAAGAAGGAACGCAAGCTGCGAAAGGGCAACGGTTACCACATGGACATCGTAGTGGTCTGTCTGATGAACATGGGATGTGGACTGATGGGCGCGCCCTGGTGTTGTGCCGCATCGGTGCGCTCCCTCACGCACGTGTCCGCCGTGACCGTGATGTCGCGGACTCACGCGCCCGGCGATAAGGCGCACATTGTCGAGGTGAAGGAGCAACGGGTGAGCGCCCTCCTCGTCGCGATACTGATAGGCGTGAGCGTGCTGATGGCGCCGCTGCTGCGTCGAGTACCGATGTCCGTCCTGCTGGGTGTCTTCCTCTACATGGGCATCTCGTCGACGAACGGTGTACAGCTGTTCGATCGCATCAAACTGTTCTTTATGCCGGTCAAGCATCACGGCACGGCAAAGTACGTGCGCCGCGTGCAAACCTATAAAATGCACATCTTCACCTCCATACAGATTCTGTGCCTGACGGTGCTGTGGATCGTTAAGAGCACCAGAGCCGCCTTGGCTCTGCCATTCTTCCTTATTCTGATGATACCGCTGCGCTCACAGATGCGCCACTATTTCACCGCCGCGGAGTTACGCGCTCTTGATAGTAAAGGTTCCGAGCATGAAGTCGAGGACGAGTTGGACTTTTACGAGGAGGCTCCGCTACCTGGTTAGACTGTGCCTTAATCGACTATTCGATATcactatatatttctctctctctctcacatgTTTTTTTCTGAATTGTCTCGTACCTTCCGAAACTGTTTAACTCGTATACCTGTCCTGCATCAGGGTCTCCTAAAGTGTCTAGTGACAGTCCGAGAGTACAGAGTTCTATTTTCATCAGATTGAAGTATAAAACGTATTTTCTGGGTCCATTGTTAGAAAATTGATAAGCGGTGTAATGTTTAGATAGAGATAAGGTGTGCACATAGGGAGGATTGTTAACGGTCGATCAGACTGTTGGATTTCACGATTTTCGGTTACACAAATGTTTCACTCCAtcagtttttatttgcatctAGTTGTATTTCGTTTTAGGCCTTGTTTCTACGGCTATGTGTTTTCAATTAGatcgatttataataatgtttcatGAATCTCTTACGGATTCTCATTTGCaagaatttatcaataattttacgaaTCTCTAAAgtttaaattgataaagttTTGTTTTCGTATAGTTTCAATGAGTTTGAATGTAGTGTGTCGTCGATTttcttattgatttttacaaaattttggaCGCGCGGTTATtcaattcttttctttcgtaATCACATTATTCCGGCCGTATTTGTTTCAACTACTGTTTTATCGGAGAGGCTAAATAGCccaattgtacatttttaaataattgtattattcgcACAGCCTAATGAATGCTTAAGATACGTTTGCgttcttgaaattaaatagGAAAGCAGTGCCTCTGAGTGCCTCAAGTTTGCGCTTGACGATATATATAATGCTCAGGAAAGTTCAGCTAATGGCACAGCTTAAAGATAGTGCCAAAATCGAAATGTTACGAGGATGTTACAACAACGCTTGGCTAATGGTGATTGGAAAGATAACCGTTTCACCGAtccttcctttttctcttcttcctaTTGAAAGTAATTTATGAATTCCAAATTTTTGGATCATGCGTGCTAGTCACGttttagaaaatttcttttttacaattatttacacgtagatttttaaatttttgcgaGAATTCTATCAAACGTTTCAATCccatgaattattatatatttaataaatctatattatctatataatcCTGGAGACTTGAGATCCAGGAAAAGTTACATTAACTTTTAGAGGGCAGAGGTTTTTTTAAGAAACCATGAAGATTCACTCTGTACAATTGTATTCGGTTGTTCggcaaattttttagttttttcccccgtaagaataaaattgaaagaaatggAAAAACCGTACAATGTTTCGCGCAGCCCTCTAATGAGTAATCTCTGTTTTCGTAGACTTTTCCATctacatattcttaaaattataatcaattgtAATCCCTTTTATGAGAGATTCCGACGCCTCtcttaatacatacatatacacacatttttaaattttcataggGACTTACATACGCATATTATTACGAGGATCAAAAAGTAAAGAGACATTTAAGAAATCAAACTCTTTAAAGAAGTATTTTTCCTCACGCGCACATGAATACTTGTATACACATAAATTCTTCATCTTCTTTACTTGCACAAGTACTTATACATTCGCGCGGATACTTAAACAGAATTCTTACCATatgcacacatatatatacacacctattttttatatctacagACATGTCCCCATAGATTTCATAAATCTTCACGTGGATTAATTCTTCGATTTTGCAATGATTATTGAAATCCTGCAGGTCGATACAAGGTGCATTGCAAAGTATATTTACTGAATTTGTCCTGCGAATTCTATCGTATAGGATTCGTGCACGCATTTATTCCTAAAATACGATGgttttaatttactcttacGGTTTGAAACCGAACAGACGAGGTTCGCGCGGACGCTATGAGTAAGACCAAGCGATCGATGA
This DNA window, taken from Linepithema humile isolate Giens D197 chromosome 7, Lhum_UNIL_v1.0, whole genome shotgun sequence, encodes the following:
- the Ae2 gene encoding band 3 anion transport protein isoform X2, with protein sequence MGLLSIRVCHHFLWGCRARSPPVHFLPLSLFSPPGSAPPSAALSLDSSSSASADRPGCRSARDAMPEAAAGSSGKSFLQRARGKVLRWLRRSLRTTSQVDGHGAEMGPELDEEMEKVFAMDTGEKFDVARLGSPSESAGSDRDRDRGSLSRYGDRDFNQHRKRSYPHPHMPLKSLHSRSMRRHLSPEGSAAEVSAEEDHDSVQTRSKEVHEIDGLNNSQQPIVATETQAEVDEETAEETENVGSSESEAPISERAASGFSESPNVGSPRVQFEKIKEEDAPNVQAPEAPMGADAPSHEEDRKCRRHQKHEHKRYHYKSRKYSLQEDPQWRKRSGAGLPDSSSLLTRRVSVQPEEASTLQELDIDDLESHRSDDPRGMRRHKSAFSTVQIGRRREGGIPHDTFKKMYDHSPHEVFVQLDELHGLGEEREWRETARWIKYEEDVEEGADRWGRPHVASLSFHSLLNLRRCLETGVVLLDLEEKDLPGLAYRVVEQMVVEELILSEDKPVVMRALLLRHRHVHEHERGFRFGGKRSYSSYTSLQSIWLEEEDAAREAAENHNLHDAKPKIVASNLALDSNHAVVVDIKEELTYMSSNEDLKKGQNEYILKRIPAGAEATVVLVGAVDFLDQPTIAFVRLAEGVFIPSITEVKIPVRFVFILLGPRNADLDYHEIGRSISTLMANTSFHKIAYKANERRELLSAINEFLDDSIVLPPGDWERQALLPFDELKAKSEAIRKRKAKALEEKSKPVQSEAAVKKALLAGEEEKKPPEDSDDPLRRTRRLFGGLINDIKRRYPFYLSDLKDGLNSSCLAAAIFMYFAALCTAITFGGLMSDKTQNLIGISETLISGSWTGVVMALFATQPLVIIGTTGPLLLFDESLYNFCLANELEFLTIRVYVGIWMGIIAVVIACVEGSVLVRLFTRFTEEIFTGLISILYIVETFIKLYNYFVRNPLLHEYSFGPDANDTTYPLYVTEMRVRSLWNGTEENLILEYPRELIPSRDIAKLPVNQPNTALMCTILCLGTFLGAYYLRIFRNSHYLGRSARRAFGDFGVPISIIVFVLIDYLATVKTEKLLVPEGLSPSVPGRNWFVSPAGSEKPVPIWMALASVIPALLVYILVFMETQISELIIDKKERKLRKGNGYHMDIVVVCLMNMGCGLMGAPWCCAASVRSLTHVSAVTVMSRTHAPGDKAHIVEVKEQRVSALLVAILIGVSVLMAPLLRRVPMSVLLGVFLYMGISSTNGVQLFDRIKLFFMPVKHHGTAKYVRRVQTYKMHIFTSIQILCLTVLWIVKSTRAALALPFFLILMIPLRSQMRHYFTAAELRALDSKGSEHEVEDELDFYEEAPLPG
- the Ae2 gene encoding band 3 anion transport protein isoform X6, encoding MENIDGSRRKLSFLGFGKRMSVDGHGAEMGPELDEEMEKVFAMDTGEKFDVARLGSPSESAGSDRDRDRGSLSRYGDRDFNQHRKRSYPHPHMPLKSLHSRSMRRHLSPEGSAAEVSAEEDHDSVQTRSKEVHEIDGLNNSQQPIVATETQAEVDEETAEETENVGSSESEAPISERAASGFSESPNVGSPRVQFEKIKEEDAPNVQAPEAPMGADAPSHEEDRKCRRHQKHEHKRYHYKSRKYSLQEDPQWRKRSGAGLPDSSSLLTRRVSVQPEEASTLQELDIDDLESHRSDDPRGMRRHKSAFSTVQIGRRREGGIPHDTFKKMYDHSPHEVFVQLDELHGLGEEREWRETARWIKYEEDVEEGADRWGRPHVASLSFHSLLNLRRCLETGVVLLDLEEKDLPGLAYRVVEQMVVEELILSEDKPVVMRALLLRHRHVHEHERGFRFGGKRSYSSYTSLQNLHDAKPKIVASNLALDSNHAVVVDIKEELTYMSSNEDLKKGQNEYILKRIPAGAEATVVLVGAVDFLDQPTIAFVRLAEGVFIPSITEVKIPVRFVFILLGPRNADLDYHEIGRSISTLMANTSFHKIAYKANERRELLSAINEFLDDSIVLPPGDWERQALLPFDELKAKSEAIRKRKAKALEEKSKPVQSEAAVKKALLAGEEEKKPPEDSDDPLRRTRRLFGGLINDIKRRYPFYLSDLKDGLNSSCLAAAIFMYFAALCTAITFGGLMSDKTQNLIGISETLISGSWTGVVMALFATQPLVIIGTTGPLLLFDESLYNFCLANELEFLTIRVYVGIWMGIIAVVIACVEGSVLVRLFTRFTEEIFTGLISILYIVETFIKLYNYFVRNPLLHEYSFGPDANDTTYPLYVTEMRVRSLWNGTEENLILEYPRELIPSRDIAKLPVNQPNTALMCTILCLGTFLGAYYLRIFRNSHYLGRSARRAFGDFGVPISIIVFVLIDYLATVKTEKLLVPEGLSPSVPGRNWFVSPAGSEKPVPIWMALASVIPALLVYILVFMETQISELIIDKKERKLRKGNGYHMDIVVVCLMNMGCGLMGAPWCCAASVRSLTHVSAVTVMSRTHAPGDKAHIVEVKEQRVSALLVAILIGVSVLMAPLLRRVPMSVLLGVFLYMGISSTNGVQLFDRIKLFFMPVKHHGTAKYVRRVQTYKMHIFTSIQILCLTVLWIVKSTRAALALPFFLILMIPLRSQMRHYFTAAELRALDSKGSEHEVEDELDFYEEAPLPG
- the Ae2 gene encoding band 3 anion transport protein isoform X5; this translates as MENIDGSRRKLSFLGFGKRMSVDGHGAEMGPELDEEMEKVFAMDTGEKFDVARLGSPSESAGSDRDRDRGSLSRYGDRDFNQHRKRSYPHPHMPLKSLHSRSMRRHLSPEGSAAEVSAEEDHDSVQTRSKEVHEIDGLNNSQQPIVATETQAEVDEETAEETENVGSSESEAPISERAASGFSESPNVGSPRVQFEKIKEEDAPNVQAPEAPMGADAPSHEEDRKCRRHQKHEHKRYHYKSRKYSLQEDPQWRKRSGAGLPDSSSLLTRRVSVQPEEASTLQELDIDDLESHRSDDPRGMRRHKSAFSTVQIGRRREGGIPHDTFKKMYDHSPHEVFVQLDELHGLGEEREWRETARWIKYEEDVEEGADRWGRPHVASLSFHSLLNLRRCLETGVVLLDLEEKDLPGLAYRVVEQMVVEELILSEDKPVVMRALLLRHRHVHEHERGFRFGGKRSYSSYTSLQSIWLEEEDAAREAAENHNLHDAKPKIVASNLALDSNHAVVVDIKEELTYMSSNEDLKKGQNEYILKRIPAGAEATVVLVGAVDFLDQPTIAFVRLAEGVFIPSITEVKIPVRFVFILLGPRNADLDYHEIGRSISTLMANTSFHKIAYKANERRELLSAINEFLDDSIVLPPGDWERQALLPFDELKAKSEAIRKRKAKALEEKSKPVQSEAAVKKALLAGEEEKKPPEDSDDPLRRTRRLFGGLINDIKRRYPFYLSDLKDGLNSSCLAAAIFMYFAALCTAITFGGLMSDKTQNLIGISETLISGSWTGVVMALFATQPLVIIGTTGPLLLFDESLYNFCLANELEFLTIRVYVGIWMGIIAVVIACVEGSVLVRLFTRFTEEIFTGLISILYIVETFIKLYNYFVRNPLLHEYSFGPDANDTTYPLYVTEMRVRSLWNGTEENLILEYPRELIPSRDIAKLPVNQPNTALMCTILCLGTFLGAYYLRIFRNSHYLGRSARRAFGDFGVPISIIVFVLIDYLATVKTEKLLVPEGLSPSVPGRNWFVSPAGSEKPVPIWMALASVIPALLVYILVFMETQISELIIDKKERKLRKGNGYHMDIVVVCLMNMGCGLMGAPWCCAASVRSLTHVSAVTVMSRTHAPGDKAHIVEVKEQRVSALLVAILIGVSVLMAPLLRRVPMSVLLGVFLYMGISSTNGVQLFDRIKLFFMPVKHHGTAKYVRRVQTYKMHIFTSIQILCLTVLWIVKSTRAALALPFFLILMIPLRSQMRHYFTAAELRALDSKGSEHEVEDELDFYEEAPLPG
- the Ae2 gene encoding band 3 anion transport protein isoform X3, translated to MGLLSIRVCHHFLWGCRARSPPVHFLPLSLFSPPGSAPPSAALSLDSSSSASADRPGCRSARDAMPEAAAGSSGKSFLQRARGKVLRWLRRSLRTTSQVDGHGAEMGPELDEEMEKVFAMDTGEKFDVARLGSPSESAGSDRDRDRGSLSRYGDRDFNQHRKRSYPHPHMPLKSLHSRSMRRHLSPEGSAAEVSAEEDHDSVQTRSKEVHEIDGLNNSQQPIVATETQAEVDEETAEETENVGSSESEAPISERAASGFSESPNVGSPRVQFEKIKEEDAPNVQAPEAPMGADAPSHEEDRKCRRHQKHEHKRYHYKSRKYSLQEDPQWRKRSGAGLPDSSSLLTRRVSVQPEEASTLQELDIDDLESHRSDDPRGMRRHKSAFSTVQIGRRREGGIPHDTFKKMYDHSPHEVFVQLDELHGLGEEREWRETARWIKYEEDVEEGADRWGRPHVASLSFHSLLNLRRCLETGVVLLDLEEKDLPGLAYRVVEQMVVEELILSEDKPVVMRALLLRHRHVHEHERGFRFGGKRSYSSYTSLQNLHDAKPKIVASNLALDSNHAVVVDIKEELTYMSSNEDLKKGQNEYILKRIPAGAEATVVLVGAVDFLDQPTIAFVRLAEGVFIPSITEVKIPVRFVFILLGPRNADLDYHEIGRSISTLMANTSFHKIAYKANERRELLSAINEFLDDSIVLPPGDWERQALLPFDELKAKSEAIRKRKAKALEEKSKPVQSEAAVKKALLAGEEEKKPPEDSDDPLRRTRRLFGGLINDIKRRYPFYLSDLKDGLNSSCLAAAIFMYFAALCTAITFGGLMSDKTQNLIGISETLISGSWTGVVMALFATQPLVIIGTTGPLLLFDESLYNFCLANELEFLTIRVYVGIWMGIIAVVIACVEGSVLVRLFTRFTEEIFTGLISILYIVETFIKLYNYFVRNPLLHEYSFGPDANDTTYPLYVTEMRVRSLWNGTEENLILEYPRELIPSRDIAKLPVNQPNTALMCTILCLGTFLGAYYLRIFRNSHYLGRSARRAFGDFGVPISIIVFVLIDYLATVKTEKLLVPEGLSPSVPGRNWFVSPAGSEKPVPIWMALASVIPALLVYILVFMETQISELIIDKKERKLRKGNGYHMDIVVVCLMNMGCGLMGAPWCCAASVRSLTHVSAVTVMSRTHAPGDKAHIVEVKEQRVSALLVAILIGVSVLMAPLLRRVPMSVLLGVFLYMGISSTNGVQLFDRIKLFFMPVKHHGTAKYVRRVQTYKMHIFTSIQILCLTVLWIVKSTRAALALPFFLILMIPLRSQMRHYFTAAELRALDSKGSEHEVEDELDFYEEAPLPG
- the Ae2 gene encoding band 3 anion transport protein isoform X1 produces the protein MGLLSIRVCHHFLWGCRARSPPVHFLPLSLFSPPGSAPPSAALSLDSSSSASADRPGCRSARDAMPEAAAGSSGKSFLQRARGKVLRWLRRSLRTTSQVDGHGAEMGPELDEEMEKVFAMDTGEKFDVARLGSPSESAGSDRDRDRGSLSRYGDRDFNQHRKRSYPHPHMPLKSLHSRSMRRHLSPEGSAAEVSAEEDHDSVQTRSKEVHEIDGLNNSQQPIVATETQAEVDEETAEETENVGSSESEAPISERAASGFSESPNVGSPRVQFEKIKEEDAPNVQAPEAPMGADAPSHEEDRKCRRHQKHEHKRYHYKSRKYSLQEDPQWRKRSGAGLPDSSSLLTRRVSVQPEEASTLQELDIDDLESHRSDDPRGMRRHKSAFSTVQIGRRREGGIPHDTFKKMYDHSPHEVFVQLDELHGLGEEREWRETARWIKYEEDVEEGADRWGRPHVASLSFHSLLNLRRCLETGVVLLDLEEKDLPGLAYRVVEQMVVEELILSEDKPVVMRALLLRHRHVHEHERGFRFGGKRSYSSYTSLQSIWLEEEDAAREAAENHVTQHNLHDAKPKIVASNLALDSNHAVVVDIKEELTYMSSNEDLKKGQNEYILKRIPAGAEATVVLVGAVDFLDQPTIAFVRLAEGVFIPSITEVKIPVRFVFILLGPRNADLDYHEIGRSISTLMANTSFHKIAYKANERRELLSAINEFLDDSIVLPPGDWERQALLPFDELKAKSEAIRKRKAKALEEKSKPVQSEAAVKKALLAGEEEKKPPEDSDDPLRRTRRLFGGLINDIKRRYPFYLSDLKDGLNSSCLAAAIFMYFAALCTAITFGGLMSDKTQNLIGISETLISGSWTGVVMALFATQPLVIIGTTGPLLLFDESLYNFCLANELEFLTIRVYVGIWMGIIAVVIACVEGSVLVRLFTRFTEEIFTGLISILYIVETFIKLYNYFVRNPLLHEYSFGPDANDTTYPLYVTEMRVRSLWNGTEENLILEYPRELIPSRDIAKLPVNQPNTALMCTILCLGTFLGAYYLRIFRNSHYLGRSARRAFGDFGVPISIIVFVLIDYLATVKTEKLLVPEGLSPSVPGRNWFVSPAGSEKPVPIWMALASVIPALLVYILVFMETQISELIIDKKERKLRKGNGYHMDIVVVCLMNMGCGLMGAPWCCAASVRSLTHVSAVTVMSRTHAPGDKAHIVEVKEQRVSALLVAILIGVSVLMAPLLRRVPMSVLLGVFLYMGISSTNGVQLFDRIKLFFMPVKHHGTAKYVRRVQTYKMHIFTSIQILCLTVLWIVKSTRAALALPFFLILMIPLRSQMRHYFTAAELRALDSKGSEHEVEDELDFYEEAPLPG
- the Ae2 gene encoding band 3 anion transport protein isoform X4, whose amino-acid sequence is MENIDGSRRKLSFLGFGKRMSVDGHGAEMGPELDEEMEKVFAMDTGEKFDVARLGSPSESAGSDRDRDRGSLSRYGDRDFNQHRKRSYPHPHMPLKSLHSRSMRRHLSPEGSAAEVSAEEDHDSVQTRSKEVHEIDGLNNSQQPIVATETQAEVDEETAEETENVGSSESEAPISERAASGFSESPNVGSPRVQFEKIKEEDAPNVQAPEAPMGADAPSHEEDRKCRRHQKHEHKRYHYKSRKYSLQEDPQWRKRSGAGLPDSSSLLTRRVSVQPEEASTLQELDIDDLESHRSDDPRGMRRHKSAFSTVQIGRRREGGIPHDTFKKMYDHSPHEVFVQLDELHGLGEEREWRETARWIKYEEDVEEGADRWGRPHVASLSFHSLLNLRRCLETGVVLLDLEEKDLPGLAYRVVEQMVVEELILSEDKPVVMRALLLRHRHVHEHERGFRFGGKRSYSSYTSLQSIWLEEEDAAREAAENHVTQHNLHDAKPKIVASNLALDSNHAVVVDIKEELTYMSSNEDLKKGQNEYILKRIPAGAEATVVLVGAVDFLDQPTIAFVRLAEGVFIPSITEVKIPVRFVFILLGPRNADLDYHEIGRSISTLMANTSFHKIAYKANERRELLSAINEFLDDSIVLPPGDWERQALLPFDELKAKSEAIRKRKAKALEEKSKPVQSEAAVKKALLAGEEEKKPPEDSDDPLRRTRRLFGGLINDIKRRYPFYLSDLKDGLNSSCLAAAIFMYFAALCTAITFGGLMSDKTQNLIGISETLISGSWTGVVMALFATQPLVIIGTTGPLLLFDESLYNFCLANELEFLTIRVYVGIWMGIIAVVIACVEGSVLVRLFTRFTEEIFTGLISILYIVETFIKLYNYFVRNPLLHEYSFGPDANDTTYPLYVTEMRVRSLWNGTEENLILEYPRELIPSRDIAKLPVNQPNTALMCTILCLGTFLGAYYLRIFRNSHYLGRSARRAFGDFGVPISIIVFVLIDYLATVKTEKLLVPEGLSPSVPGRNWFVSPAGSEKPVPIWMALASVIPALLVYILVFMETQISELIIDKKERKLRKGNGYHMDIVVVCLMNMGCGLMGAPWCCAASVRSLTHVSAVTVMSRTHAPGDKAHIVEVKEQRVSALLVAILIGVSVLMAPLLRRVPMSVLLGVFLYMGISSTNGVQLFDRIKLFFMPVKHHGTAKYVRRVQTYKMHIFTSIQILCLTVLWIVKSTRAALALPFFLILMIPLRSQMRHYFTAAELRALDSKGSEHEVEDELDFYEEAPLPG